In a genomic window of Diorhabda carinulata isolate Delta chromosome 8, icDioCari1.1, whole genome shotgun sequence:
- the LOC130897426 gene encoding uncharacterized protein LOC130897426 encodes MRFINNARKSDTKVIGPLSVEELENTNTILIKLSQMESFSEELELLRKNKQLDAKHKFASLALFIDEKGIIRVGGRLKNTYSSFNIKHPILLSSKHNFTKLIFNHKHSQLLHPGPQLLLSSVRQFYWPVGGSILAKQTVRNCVNCFKFNPIPFSCPMSNLPNERIRPTLPFEVTGVDYAGPFYILNKPGKGAKLNKCYLAIFVCFCTKAIHCEIVTDLTSNNFLACLKRFVSRRGVPKIIYSDNGTTFHGTNNLLKDLSKFLFNNQASIVNSTSQYNIQWKFIPPYTPNHGGLWEAAVKSCKFHLKRALINNNVTYEEMCTLVIQIEGILNSRPLFAQSNDPNDLSPIKPSHFLIGRVLTSIPNIDYTNTNKYRLTRLEHIQKFYQQFWRRFSRQYISQLHQQYKWKDAPSTISVGTLVLIKTTLYPPCQWPMGIIRKLFPGRDGITRVAEVQTHKGLIIRSIRHLCPLPRQEDIDN; translated from the coding sequence ATGCGTTTTATCAATAATGCACGAAAATCTGATACCAAAGTTATTGGCCCATTATCAGTTGAAGAATTGGAAAACACCAatactattttaattaaattatctcAAATGGAATCATTTTCCGAGGAGCTAGAATTACTTCGTAAAAACAAGCAATTAGATGCTAAACATAAATTTGCCTCATTAGCGCTCTTTATTGATGAGAAAGGAATCATCAGAGTTGGGGGacgattaaaaaatacttactcATCATTTAACATCAAACATCCAATCTTACTCTCAAGTAAACACAATTTTACCAAGctaattttcaatcataaacATAGTCAATTGTTACACCCAGGACCACAACTACTATTAAGTTCGGTTCGACAATTCTACTGGCCTGTTGGTGGTTCTATATTAGCCAAACAAACAGTGAGAAATTGCGTGAATTGTTTCAAGTTCAATCCTATTCCATTTTCCTGTCCAATGTCAAACCTACCGAATGAAAGAATTAGGCCTACGCTTCCATTTGAAGTGACCGGAGTTGATTATGCCGGCCCAttctatattttgaacaaaCCAGGTAAAGGAGCTAAacttaataaatgttatttggctattttcgtttgtttttgcACTAAGGCAATTCATTGCGAAATAGTAACTGATTTAACTTCCAACAATTTCTTAGCATGCTTAAAACGCTTTGTATCTAGACGAGGTGTtcccaaaataatatattccgATAACGGAACTACATTTCACGGCACTAACAACTTATTGAAAGATcttagtaaatttttatttaacaatcagGCCTCTATTGTCAATTCTACCAgtcaatataatatacaatggaagtttattcctCCGTACACCCCAAATCATGGTGGATTGTGGGAAGCAGCCGTTAAAAGTtgcaaatttcatttgaagcgagctcttattaataataatgtgaCTTACGAAGAAATGTGCACCTTAGTGATACAAATCGAAGGTATATTAAACTCTCGACCATTGTTTGCGCAATCAAATGACCCTAATGACTTGTCACCCATTAAACCATCCCATTTCTTAATAGGTCGAGTTCTGACTTCCATTCCCAACATTGACTATACTAATACCAACAAGTATCGTTTGACTCGATTAGAACACATCCAGAAATTCTACCAACAATTTTGGCGAAGATTTTCAAGACAATATATTTCTCAGCTACATCAGCAGTACAAGTGGAAAGACGCCCCATCAACTATTTCTGTGGGTACTTTAGTCTTAATAAAAACCACCTTATATCCACCATGCCAATGGCCAATGGGAATAATTAGGAAATTATTTCCCGGAAGAGACGGCATTACAAGAGTTGCTGAAGTCCAAACCCATAAGGGACTAATTATTCGTTCCATCAGACATTTGTGTCCATTACCAAGACAAGAAGACATAGACAATTAA
- the LOC130897427 gene encoding uncharacterized protein LOC130897427, translated as MLTKVKCWEIEDNLDTELVHFTDDSDADLIYIPLVSYSSDVETIEKTSSTYNRGNSDNSSNITHAQTSVQDSDNSDDSSRQNCLIKMWPFYWKHHTKAIQENNPEIIHFYNDTKGDVDALDKKVHRKRRCYKVRKRRCLPAIRLRLIDIAGDFVANANLLYLSHSSYRRLAGPKRVKVKQDLLNVKPRKRQRQEAGKLIESTDPHFPNLYNLGTMHKISTRFNEIQMRYDNHLNLLDEFDKIQSIIESECKEDDLDEQFNERDTFQDRYYAAFDFLKQFIQTLQPRLDTSVEQNSNSVNNISSNNFDPLQNVLLPKLKLLSFDGEFHHWLQFKTNFKTIICDNTNLNENQKFQFLKASLEGYASRFIEGLDSTDKPFERAWNLLGERFDKKQFLIDSHFKSILSVQNIVRENYIQFRKLLDENSKHLTSLEGLELTKDILYDSFIIYIVSNKLDKNTIRDWKEMKYHSELPTLDEFMNFLKDKSDILQCLDESQQSTKSIGNLSKNKNNPVHMLLSTNKSLSCNYCKQAHTIYKCPQFSALNVDTKIHKIKNLHLCENCLLAGHDKQNCKHGKCTICKRKHNTLLHKQYNVVPPANNPSNKPTTSMNVVVNHNNSNTILKAETFANSLLSTVSCQIKDNQGNFHQIRALLDCGAQSNIITERLCSLLNIPLLPTNVSISGIGKSVSYINKKSSISLYSCVNDHEYTISCLVVPVITGNIPFAYFNPSTLKIPEHVQLSDPSFGCPQEVDLLLGANIFWDLLLNEKIKLGNNMLVNTVFGWIVTGALPIDNNKTIMCNLSSHIPEDDQLKKFWEIEEIKGSNQFLSQDDIVCESLFNENTFRIENGQFVVKFPLKQSPELLGRSKPEAIRRFKTLEKRFADVQFKQLYTDFIQEYETLGHMTKLTIEPDGIKYFLPHHGILKEMSTTTRLRVVFDGSCETSTGWSLNDLQYIGPKVQNDIINILLRFRTYKFVVSADISKMYRQILIDREHRPLQQILWRDNPKSNFCTYHLNTVTYGTRSAPYLAIKCIKTLAEHNMNQYPKACETILKDMYVDDLLTGSNDLIELQKLCKDIYDVLSSANFILRKWISNNFQVVCGFKDNNISNAILDIGDKESCKTLGIQ; from the exons TGCCTCATAAAAATGTGGCCGTTTTATTGGAAGCATCATACCAAGGCTATACAAGAAAATAATCCAGAGATCATACACTTTTATAATGATACGAAAGGTGATGTTGATGCCCTGGATAAAAAAGTCCATAGGAAAAGAAGATGTTATAAAGTAAGGAAAAGAAGATGTTTACCAGCAATAAGATTAAGACTAATAGATATAGCAGGC GATTTTGTAGCAAATGCAAATCTACTTTATCTGTCGCACAGCAGTTATAGACGTTTAGCTGGTCCAAAACGAGTAAAAGTGAAACAAGATTTATTAAATGTTAAACCAAGAAAGAGACAAAGGCAAGAGGCTGGAAAATTAATAGAATCTACTGATCCTCATTTCCCAAATTTGTACAATTTAGGAACAATGCACAAAATCAGTACta GATTTAATGAAATACAAATGCGATACGACAATCACTTAAATTTATTAGATGAATTTGACAAAATCCAATCGATTATAGAGTCTGAATGTAAAGAGGATGACTTAGATGAACAATTCAATGAACGCGATACATTTCAAGATAGATATTATGctgcttttgattttttgaaacaatttatacaaACTTTACAACCACGTCTAGATACAAGCGttgaacaaaattcaaattcagtTAACAACATTTCGTCGAATAATTTTGATCCTCTTCAGAATGTTTTATTACCAAAGTTAAAATTACTTAGCTTTGATGGAGAGTTTCATCATTGGCTTcaatttaaaaccaattttaaaactaTCATATGTGACAATACAAATTTGAATGAGAATcagaaatttcagtttttaaaggCGTCTCTAGAAGGGTACGCTTCTCGATTTATTGAAGGTTTAGACAGTACAGACAAACCATTTGAAAGAGCTTGGAACCTTTTAGGTgaaagatttgataaaaaacaattcttaATCGATAGCCATTTCAAGTCTATTCTAAGTGTGCAAAATATTGTTagagaaaattatatacaattccGTAAGTTATTAGATGAAAATTCTAAACATTTAACATCGCTAGAAGGCTTAGAGTTAACTAAAGATATTTTATACGActcctttattatttatattgtgtcCAATAAATTGGACAAAAATACGATTCGTGACtggaaagaaatgaaatatcatTCTGAATTACCAACTTTggacgaatttatgaatttcttgAAAGACAAATCTGACATTTTACAATGTTTGGACGAGTCTCAACAATCAACTAAATCCATAGGCAATTTAAGTAAGAATAAGAACAATCCAGTACATATgcttttatcaacaaataaatcattgtcctgtaattattgtaaacaagcTCATACAATTTATAAGTGTCCTCAGTTTTCAGCTTTAAATGttgatacaaaaattcataaaattaaaaatttgcacTTATGCGAAAATTGTTTACTTGCAGGTCatgataaacaaaattgtaaacACGGCAAATGTACAATATGCAAAAGGAAGCACAATACACTGCTTCACAAACAATATAATGTAGTACCCCCGGCAAATAATCCTTCTAATAAACCAACAACTTCGATGAATGTAGTTGTAAACCACAATAATTCAAACACGATTTTAAAAGCGGAAACTTTCGCCAATTCACTGTTATCTACCGTCTCATGTCAAATTAAAGACAACCAAggcaattttcatcaaataagaGCACTGCTGGATTGTGGAGCTCAATCCAATATAATAACTGAAAGGCTATGTAGTTTACTAAATATACCATTGTTACCTACCAATGTATCAATTTCTGGAATAGGTAAATCTGtatcttatataaataaaaaaagttctatTTCTCTTTATTCTTGCGTTAATGATCATGAATATACAATTTCATGTTTAGTCGTCCCTGTAATAACTGGTAATATTCCATTTGCTTATTTTAATCCTAGTACATTAAAGATACCGGAACATGTTCAATTATCTGATCCCAGTTTTGGATGTCCACAAGAAGTCGATTTATTGTTGGGAGCCAATATATTTTGGGATTTgttattaaacgaaaaaataaaattgggaaATAATATGTTAGTTAACACTGTATTTGGATGGATAGTAACAGGTGCGCTtccaattgataataataaaacaatcatGTGTAACCTTTCAAGTCATATTCCTGAAGATGACCAGTTAAAGAAATTCTgggaaattgaagaaataaaaggtagtaatcaatttttatctcAAGACGATATTGTGTGTGAGTCTTTATTTAACGAAAATACTTTCCGCATAGAAAACGGTCAGTTTGTAGTAAAATTCCCGTTAAAACAATCCCCAGAACTATTGGGCAGGTCTAAACCCGAAGCAATTAGAAGATTTAAGACATTAGAAAAACGGTTCGCGGATgttcaatttaaacaattataCACCGATTTTATTCAAGAATATGAAACTTTAGGTCATATGACTAAATTAACTATTGAACCCGATggaattaaatactttttaccACATCATggtattttaaaagaaatgagTACGACAACTCGTTTACGCGTAGTTTTTGATGGAAGCTGTGAGACGTCTACAGGGTGGTCGCTTAACGATCTACAATATATCGGCCCTAAAGTTCAGAATGACATTATAAACATTCTTTTACGATTCAGAACATATAAATTCGTGGTTTCAGCTGACATATCAAAAATGTATCGTCAAATTCTCATAGATCGAGAGCATAGACCTTTACAACAGATACTATGGCGTGATAACCCCAAAAGTAACTTTTGCACTTATCACTTGAATACAGTTACATATGGAACTCGATCAGCTCCATATCTGGCTATCAAGTGTATTAAGACGCTAGCGGAACACAATATGAATCAATACCCCAAAGCCTGTGAAACAATACTAAAGGACATGTACGTGGACGATTTGTTGACCGGTTCTAACGATTTaatagaattacaaaaattatgcaAAGACATATATGATGTCTTATCATCCgctaatttcattttaagaaagtggatttctaataattttcaagtagTTTGTGGCTTCAAAGATAACAATATCTCAAATGCAATTTTAGATATAGGTGATAAAGAAAGTTGTAAAACTTTGGGAATCCAATAG